A single region of the Streptomyces virginiae genome encodes:
- a CDS encoding AIM24 family protein yields MTGGPGGPTVYDPYTLPSDDNVNAYTFCVELKGSQWFLQKGKMISYYGHIEFNGIGNGRFDRLLRTSFHSPLHASDWVVAEGSGKMLLADRAFDVNSYDLDNGNLTIRSGNLLAYQPSLALKQSIVPGFLTLIGTGKFVAASNGPVVFMEPPLRVDPQALVGWADCPSPCHHYDHGYMTGVMGGLRSLTGIGGSSGEEHQFEFVGAGTVLLQSSEMLMAEQAIGAVGAGAATGNAQGVPGAGQGPMGQLGVPRMPGQLGDLQRRLGL; encoded by the coding sequence GTGACCGGCGGACCGGGCGGCCCGACGGTTTACGACCCGTACACGCTGCCCTCCGACGACAACGTGAACGCGTACACCTTCTGCGTGGAGCTCAAGGGGAGCCAGTGGTTCCTGCAGAAGGGCAAGATGATCTCGTACTACGGGCACATCGAGTTCAACGGCATCGGCAACGGCCGCTTCGACCGGCTGCTGCGCACCAGCTTCCACTCGCCGCTGCACGCCAGTGACTGGGTGGTCGCCGAGGGCTCGGGCAAGATGCTGCTGGCCGACCGGGCCTTCGACGTGAACTCGTACGACCTGGACAACGGCAACCTGACGATCCGGTCGGGCAACCTGCTCGCGTACCAGCCCTCGCTCGCCCTCAAGCAGTCGATCGTCCCGGGCTTCCTGACGCTGATCGGAACCGGGAAGTTCGTGGCGGCGTCCAACGGACCGGTGGTGTTCATGGAGCCGCCGCTGCGCGTGGACCCGCAGGCGCTGGTGGGCTGGGCCGACTGCCCTTCGCCGTGCCACCACTACGACCACGGCTACATGACGGGCGTGATGGGCGGGCTGCGCTCGCTGACCGGCATCGGGGGCAGCTCGGGCGAGGAGCACCAGTTCGAGTTCGTCGGCGCGGGGACGGTGCTGCTGCAGTCGTCGGAGATGCTGATGGCGGAGCAGGCGATCGGCGCGGTCGGCGCCGGGGCGGCCACGGGCAACGCGCAGGGCGTTCCGGGGGCCGGTCAGGGTCCGATGGGGCAGCTGGGTGTG
- a CDS encoding AIM24 family protein: MPFREINSKMVEAQVIPGQKMFSQRGAMLAYRGEVSFTPSLTGGQGGVMGMIGRRVANEQTPLMAVEGSGTVMFGHGGHHIQVINLTGETLYVEADRLLAFDGTLQQGTMFMGSQGGVMGMVRGQVTGQGLFTTTLKGHGSVAVMAHGGVIELPITPQRPIHVDPQAYVAHHGDVRNKLSTALGWRDMVGRGSGEAFQLELSGQGAVYVQASEEKL, from the coding sequence ATGCCGTTCCGCGAGATCAACTCGAAGATGGTCGAGGCCCAGGTGATCCCGGGTCAGAAGATGTTCAGCCAGCGCGGCGCCATGCTCGCGTACCGCGGCGAGGTCTCCTTCACCCCGAGCCTGACGGGCGGTCAGGGCGGGGTCATGGGCATGATCGGACGCCGGGTGGCGAACGAGCAGACCCCGCTGATGGCGGTCGAGGGCAGCGGCACCGTGATGTTCGGCCACGGCGGCCACCACATCCAGGTGATCAACCTGACCGGCGAGACCCTCTACGTCGAGGCGGACCGGCTGCTCGCCTTCGACGGCACCCTCCAGCAGGGCACGATGTTCATGGGCTCCCAGGGCGGGGTCATGGGCATGGTCCGCGGCCAGGTGACCGGCCAGGGCCTCTTCACCACCACCCTCAAGGGCCACGGCTCCGTCGCCGTGATGGCCCACGGCGGGGTCATCGAGCTGCCGATCACCCCGCAGCGCCCGATCCACGTGGACCCGCAGGCGTACGTCGCCCACCACGGTGACGTGCGCAACAAGCTCTCCACCGCCCTCGGCTGGCGGGACATGGTGGGGCGCGGCTCGGGCGAGGCGTTCCAGCTGGAGCTGTCCGGTCAGGGCGCGGTGTACGTACAGGCCTCCGAGGAGAAGCTGTGA
- a CDS encoding AIM24 family protein — MAQFRLQGSKVLAVDLTGDAVKAKNGSMVAYDGQMAFKKMTGGGEGLRGMVTRRLTGEQMTVMEVQGHGTCFFADRASEINLVSLRGEKLYVESSNLLCTDAGLRTGTTFTGLRGATTGNGLFTTTVEGSGQAAIMSDGPAVVLRVSAQYPLSVDPGAYIAHTGNLQQSFQSGVNFRTLIGEGSGEAFQIRFEGEGLVYVQPSERNTVGGDI, encoded by the coding sequence GTGGCTCAGTTCCGACTCCAAGGCAGCAAGGTGCTGGCCGTCGACCTGACCGGGGATGCCGTGAAAGCGAAGAACGGCTCCATGGTCGCGTACGACGGGCAGATGGCCTTCAAGAAGATGACCGGCGGCGGCGAAGGCCTCCGCGGCATGGTGACCCGCCGGCTGACCGGCGAACAGATGACAGTGATGGAAGTGCAGGGGCACGGCACCTGCTTCTTCGCCGACCGCGCGAGCGAGATCAACCTGGTCTCCCTGCGCGGTGAGAAGCTCTACGTCGAGTCCAGCAACCTGCTGTGCACCGACGCCGGTCTGCGGACCGGCACCACCTTCACCGGCCTGCGCGGCGCGACGACCGGCAACGGCCTCTTCACCACGACCGTCGAGGGCTCGGGCCAGGCCGCGATCATGTCCGACGGGCCGGCCGTGGTGCTGCGCGTGAGCGCCCAGTACCCGCTGTCCGTCGACCCCGGCGCGTACATCGCGCACACGGGCAACCTCCAGCAGTCCTTCCAGTCCGGTGTGAACTTCCGCACACTCATCGGCGAGGGCTCCGGCGAGGCGTTCCAGATCCGCTTCGAGGGCGAGGGCCTGGTCTACGTGCAGCCCAGCGAGCGCAACACCGTCGGGGGCGACATCTGA
- a CDS encoding DUF3817 domain-containing protein encodes MDIKTASALHRLRLVSVPEALSFPALLIFGSLLSRVSDIDYLLMPLGFLHAILFMIYGVLLLDVWYKAKWPFKKVLFFFVLSVVPLGGLYGDKLLKREEADSVVAARVAREAAQA; translated from the coding sequence GTGGACATCAAGACCGCCTCCGCCCTGCACCGGCTCCGCCTCGTCTCCGTACCGGAGGCGCTGTCGTTCCCGGCCCTGCTGATCTTCGGTTCGCTGCTGAGCCGGGTCTCGGACATCGACTACCTGCTGATGCCGCTGGGCTTCCTGCACGCGATCCTGTTCATGATCTACGGGGTGCTGCTGCTGGACGTCTGGTACAAGGCGAAGTGGCCTTTCAAGAAGGTCCTGTTCTTCTTCGTCCTCTCCGTGGTGCCCCTGGGCGGCCTCTACGGCGACAAGCTGCTCAAGCGGGAAGAGGCGGACAGCGTGGTGGCGGCCCGCGTCGCGCGTGAGGCGGCCCAGGCGTGA
- a CDS encoding MTH1187 family thiamine-binding protein has product MIVAFSVTPLGVGEEVGEYVADAVRVVRESGLPNRTDAMFTTVEGEWDEVMDVVRRAVAVVEERAPRVSFILKADIRPGVHDGITSKVETVERHLAEG; this is encoded by the coding sequence GTGATCGTCGCGTTCTCGGTGACCCCGCTGGGGGTCGGTGAAGAGGTCGGCGAGTACGTCGCCGACGCGGTCCGGGTGGTCCGCGAGTCCGGGCTGCCGAACCGCACCGACGCGATGTTCACCACCGTGGAAGGTGAGTGGGACGAGGTCATGGACGTGGTCCGGCGCGCGGTGGCCGTCGTGGAGGAACGGGCGCCGCGCGTCTCCTTCATCCTCAAGGCCGACATCCGTCCCGGGGTCCACGACGGGATCACCTCCAAGGTCGAGACGGTGGAGCGGCACCTGGCCGAGGGCTGA